Part of the Candidatus Deferrimicrobiaceae bacterium genome, CTGCCGGTCGCCGACGTCCCCGAGGATGGTGCAGAGATTCCGCACGAAATACCATTTCGGGTGCGACATGCGCTTTCCCGCATCCGGGACGATGGCGGGCCCGAGTCTGACAAGAAACTTGATCAGGGCCCGCCGCCGGGAGGGGTCCGGTTCGATGAGCAGACGGTCAAGGAGCGGCGGCGCGGCGACCTCCCCGAATTTCGCCAGAAGGTTGTGGATCGTTTCGACGTCTTCCGGGGGAATATCCCCGGAAAGGGCAAGATCCGCGATCTGCCCGAAGTCGGTTTCCATGACGACGTCATGAACCCGGCCTCTCCAATCCTCCTGGATGGTTGTCACGAGCGATTCCAGCGTGGTCAGAACGGTGGAAAGGAGGGAGAAGTCCCGCAGGGAGATGAGGTTGGGGATGGCTTTCCGGGCATCCTCGAGGAGATCGAAAAACTCGGACTCCTTTGGCTCTTTCTCCAGCAGTTGAAGCAGAATCCGCAGGTTTCTCCCGCGGACCTCCCGCTCGTCGAACGACTTCTCAACCCCCAGGTCGTCGAGCGTTTTTTTCCCCAGTCTCATGAGGTACGGCTTGCGGAGGGAGGAAATATCCTCGAGGAAGTCCCGGTGATCGTCCCGGAGGTATCTCTCCTCGTCGCGGGAGAGGAGGAGCTTCTCGACCGCCTCCCACGTCTTCTGGGCATAATAATCCTTGACCCTCCGTTTCTCCCGGACCTGCTCCGTGACGCGGTGAAGGAGGGCATTCCCCGTATTGCGCTCGCCCGCCAGGATGCCGAAGGCCCTCCGGAGCCTGTCGCCTCCTTTGCCCTCCAGGGATACGAGGGTTGCGACAAGATCGAGGAATTCCTCGTCCGTGTGGCCCTCCACGAGGGACCGCGCGATGATCAGGTCGTTCGCGCTGCCTTCTGCCCCTCCTCCGGAGTCCGGCCATGCCATTCCGCTTCCCAGCGAGGATAGGATCTCCTTTCTCTTGTTTTTCGGGAGCGCTTTCACGTACATCGTGAGACGGCCCACGATGTTCTGCAGCACCTCCGCCGATATCGGCGATTTTGCGGCGTCGCTCTCCTGCCTGCTCTCCGCCTCCCGCGCCCGCCGAAGGATCGCTTTGAGGAGCGTCGGGGTATGGAGGAGATCCTCCATCATTTTCTCCTCCTTGCCCTTGTCCGTGAAGTCGGCTAGGAGGAGCATCCGCC contains:
- a CDS encoding HEAT repeat domain-containing protein translates to MTGETAEKGSPSIGPLVLALAKTFHWAGLYGTDHPILSKRVGEFHAALLARLSEKPEGRLYLGIARDKFLYRNEFLGAGQELIARLTENLYLRQVATLGFEPSVTPEGLLSLFRFLHETQEEKTQVSAEQFLRESGIAGISLSPFNYKELLSRKLSDSPAPIKSENRERDLWRMLLLADFTDKGKEEKMMEDLLHTPTLLKAILRRAREAESRQESDAAKSPISAEVLQNIVGRLTMYVKALPKNKRKEILSSLGSGMAWPDSGGGAEGSANDLIIARSLVEGHTDEEFLDLVATLVSLEGKGGDRLRRAFGILAGERNTGNALLHRVTEQVREKRRVKDYYAQKTWEAVEKLLLSRDEERYLRDDHRDFLEDISSLRKPYLMRLGKKTLDDLGVEKSFDEREVRGRNLRILLQLLEKEPKESEFFDLLEDARKAIPNLISLRDFSLLSTVLTTLESLVTTIQEDWRGRVHDVVMETDFGQIADLALSGDIPPEDVETIHNLLAKFGEVAAPPLLDRLLIEPDPSRRRALIKFLVRLGPAIVPDAGKRMSHPKWYFVRNLCTILGDVGDRQALEPLMQATSHREHRVKREAILAIGKLGAPEAVPELGKILLQEGFFSSKKIDQTRIDVASTLYRIGGSEAIAFLQGGAKARRFAVRSHCNGLLLSRKEPL